The Dioscorea cayenensis subsp. rotundata cultivar TDr96_F1 chromosome 18, TDr96_F1_v2_PseudoChromosome.rev07_lg8_w22 25.fasta, whole genome shotgun sequence genome includes the window GAAAGACAGTAAACGCTTGAGACCCTCTTTACCAGTTCATGTTGGATCAGAAGCATGATGAGAAGGGATGCGGGAATTGTTGGTTATTTCCTTTCTTGGAGCTGGTCTGTGGAGAACATTCATAAAGATAAAAGATTAATCCAATACTACTCTCCAGAGTGCTACTCCATCCCTGGAACTGAAGTCTCTGTTTCCCCCCACTTTTTGGGAGAGACTCTTGTGTTTATTAGATGTACATTATTATCGTTTCAATCAGCAAGTGGGGTAACCTTacctgtattttttttttattattattttggattatgtgtaaaaataaaatctgtCGAATTGTCTGTAGAGATAACtgaatatatcatatataaaactGAAAGCACAATGCTTTTGATGGtgtttatacatacatatgccCAGGCTTGTTTGTACCCCGTTCTCTGCTTGTTTTCTTTCATGAGCTGCTCGCATTGGTCAGGCGTGTTCAGTTTTGCATGAATTGGTGTTAATCCATACGCAACGTAATTCGCAAGAGTAAAAAATTACTAAGAaacgccgttgccggggatcgAACCCGGGTCACCCGCGTGACAGGCGGGAATACTCACCACTATACTACAACGACTTGTGCAACGGATTCGGCTAGATTTATATAGGACAAAAATAGTAGTACATCACCTTTTTGATAAGATTATTTGgctcattaattatttttttataaaaatccaaaaCCTAATCCACATAAACATCGATACtgggccaaaaaaaaaaaacagtaaaagcAAATCCCGAAACAAAATGGACGGCGCATAAGAAATCGCAGCAACAGCAGGAGGAGGCCCATCAAATGTATTGTGTTGTGTTGAATTAGATCACTCACCGTCTCTTGAATCTTGATTCCTTTACCAAATCATAGACAGGAGACAGCAGGATTCACAAAGCACGCCTGACGTTTCTCCCTTTCCCGCAAGCCCCAAGCTTCCAAGCCAAGCAGCGAGCGTCTCCGTGACCATGGCTTCATCGcgacctcctcctcctcctcctccccctaAATCCTTCGATCTCGTCGAGATCACTGTCGTCTCCGCGAAGCACTTGAAGAACGTCAACTGGCGCCACGGCGATCTCAAGCCCTACGCTGTTGTCTACTTGGACCCCGAGCGCCGTGCAGCCACCAAACCCGATGATTCAGGATCCACGCGCCCCGTCTGGAACGAGATCCTTTCCCTGCCCCTCCCACCCACTCCCCTCGACGATCCCTCTCTCATCCTCACCTTCGATCTCTTTCACTCCAAGCCCTCCGAGACCCCAAAGCCACTTGTCGGCACCGCCAGATGCCCCCTCAAAGATCTCCTCTCTGAACCCGCCGCAGCCCTCGATGGATCGCCCTCTCCCATCAAAACCCTAGAGCTCCGTCGCCCGTCGGGCAGGCCCCAGGGAAAAATCCGGATCAAGCTCGCCATCAAAGACCGCCCTGCTCCTCCCCCTGAGCATGGTTACCACTTCGGCCCTCCATCTGGCTATTATTACTCAACCGCCGGGGCAGctcctcctccctcctcctcctcagcCAGCGAGAGACTATAGCCGATACTCCCCTCAGCCTCCACCCGCCTCTCCTTACAGCCATCCTATTCCTCCTCAGCCCTCTCAGTATTCCTATGGGGTCTACTCTGATCCGTTCGCTGGGTACTATTCCTCTGGCGCTGGATATTATTCGGCTCCTCCTGCTCCTGCTCCTGCTCCTGCCCCTGCGCCCACCCAGGCTCCTGCTCGTTCCTATTACGATCGAGCAGCTGGGTATGGTGGCCCATCTGCGCCTCTGGACTATTCCTCCTCGGGCCCTTCTTCTTATTATGAACAAAAGCCTAAAGGTAGCAGACTGGGGATGGGAACAGGCTTGGCCGTTGGAGCAGCGGCAGGGGCACTGGGTGCTCTGGCGCTTGAAGAAGGTGTCAAGTATGAGGAGGGGAAGATTGCAGACAAGGTGGAGACTGATCTCGCTGCGAGGGATGATTACAGCGACTATCGTGCTGACTATTGATAAGGTTTTCTTTCCTCACCACTCTATAATCTCCGTGAGTTAGTTTGGTTCTGGAGGAGCTATGGATTTCAAATAAACTGAAAAAGTAAATGTTTGCCATTTGATGTTTCGTTTATCACCCTCTTTATGTAATATATTGTTACCCATGCTGTGCCCCCCTTGAATttgttctctatttttttttttttatcaatgaaCTCCAATTTAGTTATGTTACAACAATGCAGCTCATGCTTGTGCAACATGATATTAAGGTTTCTATCAAGTGTTTCTCAAAATTGTGGGCGCCTCTTTTGTTCTATTAATTGTGTGCAACTTCATTGCATACCAGAAACCACACACTGGAGCAAAGAATCTCCCAATGTTCAGCCTTACTTgcatgccttttattttttatttttatgtttgaccTTGAGTGCTACGATCATTACTGAATGATAATGTTAGTTGAGTTTTTCAAGTTTGTATCTAGATGCTCTTCTTGctcctttttatttcttatttttctcaggCGTGCATATTTTTAATCTGTAGTTCATGGTCTCTGCTCTTTGCCCTTCCCCCTCACATTTAAGAAATTAGTGTTTTAGATTGGGCATGTGAGCATAGGTTCTATTGATGTTAGGCTCTTTCTATGTTTTAATTCTTCATTTGTGGCATGTTGGCCTGTGTTTAAGTGATTTTAAAATCAGTCTAATGATTTTGAGTTTTGTCTCTTCTCAAcaattattgtgaaaatttgGAGAGAATTCTACCATGCAAGAGTCAGAAACAAAATCATACTTATACTAGGGCTTTAGATAATCATTTAGATGAGTAAGAATGTGACATAAATCTACCTCAATGTATCTTTGTACCAGATTCTAGGGCACCAGCTCTCTCATCCAACATCTTCATTACTCTGTGCTGGATTAAAAATGAAGAACTCCTTGTATCCACGGTCCCACCCCATTGCATCACTGATCACTCTAATATCCCATCGTTCTCTGTTATGAGAGTGTGCGTCCTTCATTAGCCATTCAGCCTTCGCCCTAAGATTTTGGGAATAAACTATGAAAACCTAGCACATGACCAAACTGACACTGCAAGCCTTTTACAACGCTGCATTGGAGGGAGAGGTGATCTACTGTAAAGACCTGATCACAATCAGAATTGAAATTGGGGTATCAGTTATCATGTCTACATTTTTTGCATGAACCTCTTCTACATTTTTCCACCCTCTTGAACATAGTTTCTGGTGACTATATGATGCATTTATATGATGCCTAATCAAGAACTCACTCAAAATCGAGTAAAcaagaatataaaatttgaatacatCGGTTCTCTTTCACAAATttaaaacaagtatttatagATATGTAGACTAaggacaaaataataaataaaactaaaataatcacaaaatactagataaataaataaaactaaaataaccaataaagctaagataattataaaatattaaataaaaactactttgaagatttatatttaaaattttaaaatcattaggAGATATTTTTCACCATGCTGTGTCTTTTAAATGGTAACTTCAATCTCTGAAAATCTGTTCTGTTCTTAGAGCACATGCCACATTTCATATTCACATACATTTTCTCTTGTATGTGTTGTGTTACATCTCTGAATTCACCTCAAGTTCTGCTTCATGTCTTTAGTTACTCCATTTTTGCtgattccatgttttttttttttttgataatgttAGAAAATCCACTCCAATATGTGATCCTTAGAGAGCTGTTGCATTGTTGTTGCTGTCACAATTTATCTAGGTcatcataattttcatttttcttgtgaGCCTTTGTTCTGTGACTTCTGTCAGCTGTGAAGAACAGTGAGATCAGAAGAAGACTTGAAGAAATGAATTTTGCTTATTGTTGTATAAAACACGGGTGCATTTCTTTCCTTATTCTTTAAGTTTAAAGATCATTTTAGATAGAAGATTGAATGGACACTTCTGCTTCTTGCTAGAACTAGCCATTATCTCAAATGAGTGCATCCATTCCATTGATGACCAATTCTTTATGGATGTGCTTATTCATCCCTGTTGTAATTTTAACAGCATATGGTCTTATACCTGGTTGCATATAGCCTTTGCTTTTGGTTGACAAGTGGGTGGCTTTGTTTTCTGGCAGTTGCTGTATGGTTAAATTGGGTGGTAATACATACTGGAAATTGTTGCAGCCATCACGATTTATGTTGTAACTATTAACCATATACAGGATAATGTTTTTCCCATCTCTATTTGCATTATAGTTACTATGCTGAACCAGGGCTCCTTTTTGAACTCTTCAATAGTCAGTGGGGTGCATTACAGCCTATTGTGCAGAGTTTTTTGATGGAATGAATGATCCTGTATGTTGATAAATGATTGAGTCTGGACTCTGGATGCATGCATGACCCGCATGCGGCATTGTTTGGAAGAGTTTTTATTCCCGGTTTACCTTTATACTGTTGCTTGTGGCATATGCTACTGTATATTTCCATTCTAATTTATTACTGTCGTTATTGTGATGGGCATTGCCCGCAGAAGTTGCCATTGTTTTTCTGCAAGGCAATCGATCCTAATTACCTGCAATGAGTATGGCAGTTATCTGTGAACCTTTACTATTTAGTGActgtttggttcgtggtaatgacatattaccacgtaacgagattatcATAGTAATATGAGTGAAAATGTTATATGGTTGAGAATATTgcggtaaaaaaaataatcatgtttggttgggaactcttattaccgggaatagttcattaccgtgtttggttgtcatggtaatcaatttgttaaaatataaaaagttataagagtATCACGGTAATCTAAGATGGATACAAAATTTGGTGATAATAGGATTATCactttttttgtaatatttataaattggtaatgtgatattaccatccaaaTTAGCACCGGTGTAATGctaaacgtggtaatattttcagtgGTAATATTTCTATCCTACTGTGAATTAAATGGCCTCTTGTGAGGGGGAGATTTCCCAAGTTTCTTCTATGACTCTATTCTTGGTGAGTGGATGGAGATCAGGTTAACAAATAACGATTATGTCGGAAATGTGGTTTGGGAAGCGAAGCAGCAAGGGGATGCTTGTACACGAAAAAGGAATACGCAAGGCGCTATCGCCTGCCGTGGGCTGCTTTGCTGGCtataatataagtatatatttatatatacatatatatatatatatggaggaGTTTTAATACCCATAAATTACTTTAATGATTCACATTAGAATTATGCTTATTCTTTTGgctcattaagaaaaaaattaagagatcaattttttttcataacaaaGGATTCGcctcttaaaaatttttttaaaaaaaaatttgctatGTGATAAGGTTatagtctttttattttttaaattttcttgtgtATCTATAAGAGTCTTTGttaaatattagtatttttttgataaatttaaatatccaTAACTTAAAAATATCTATAAGAGTCTTTGttaaatattagtatttttttagataaatttaaatatccaTAACTTAAAAATATGTTAATTCAAAGCCAAAAGGCCCAAAACCAAACCAGGGGAAATGACCTGTACCCGCGCTAGTCCAGCAAGCAGGGTCTAGGTTATCACGCAGCATAAGGTCGGAATTAAATtctaatcttttaaaaaaaaaaaaaatctcttttatatgccatgaataaataatttaatatatatctgttatatatatatatatatatatatattccaacaaTCCTCGGCTAAACGCCACATTCAGGAGAGTGGGTCGAGTGGCATCTTGGTCTAGGCCGTAAGAGAAAGAGGGGTGGAGATCAAGATGATGAGTCTTTGGAGGGCGGCCATGGGATCGGGAGCGGCGGAGGAAGCCGCCGACGGCGTGGAGTTCTGGGTGGATCCCGAGCGATCCGGATGGCTGACCAAGCAAGGAGAGTACATCAAAACGTGGCGCCGTCGATGGTTTGTGCTGAAGCAAGGGAAGCTCTTCTGGTTCAAGGATTCTTACGTGACGCGATCGTCCGTCCCGCGGGGCGTAATCCCCGTCAGCACCTGCCTCACGGTGAAAGGGGCGGAAGACGTGCTGAACCGCCAGTTCGCCTTCGAGCTTTCCACCAGGCAGGAGACCATGTACTTCATCGCCGATTctgagaaggagaaggaggagtgGATCAACTCCATCGGCCGCTCCATCGTCCAACACTCACGCTCTGTTACCCATGAGGAGGTCCTCGACTACGACAGCAAGAACCCCACGGTGCTCACTTCTACGCCAGATCCTCAGCGCTAGATTGCCAAATTACCGTCCATTAGGTGCGCCCGGCCACCTCCCTCTCCCTCCTGGAATTCTATATGGAAATATTAGGGTTTCTCTTCGTCGATTATGATTATGTTCTTTAATATTACGACTGTGATTATCAAGCGTGGATGTTTCCTACTTCTTTATATATAGCTATGGTTGTGTATACTATATAGAGGTCTGTTCTCGTGCTGTGGTTTGTATGCACAAAAATCTATTTCATTCCAAGCTACTTGATCCTTTTGCATGCTGTATAAATCTTTGGTTCTTCAGATATATGGTCTTTTTTATGCTTGTTATTTCTATTGATCTGATGCATCTGCTCCTCAGCCTCTCATTCATTCATGTGCCATGGCATCTATAAATTAACTGTAATCTTGTTTTTCCATAGAATTTCTTACTTTTTCATATTGATTATTTCTTGTTGAACTTAGCAAGTTGCAGAGAAGCATGAATCTTGCCCTGAATATTTAAGACTACCAAGATAGGAAATGCACATCTACTTGTGATTTGTTATTATCCATCGCTTCTCCCCTAGATATAGGGCCATGCTTATAGAAAATGCTTGCAAGTCCTAATTTGCTCCATAATATCAGGCAACATAGGCCAAAACACCATCTTTCATTGTAAACTTTGCTTTTCCCCCCATCACACATGGAAGGGCTGAAACACCTGTAATATGCACAATCATACTTGTACATCTAGCATACTGGAATATAATGTTTTCAATAATCACGAATGAGTCTATGAGTCAAAATGATTCTATTAATCAACCTGCTTTCATGCTTCAATGATGAAGCAATTGTTAACAATAAATAATGCTGCAATTGCTACTTGCAAAATGACAACCAGAAACTTGTCATTGACTGCATTTCTGTAACAGGTGATTTGGCGGCTTCCTTCTATGTCAAACTTGTCCCGATCATTTAATCAAAATCTCACCCCCTACAAGAAATCTATCCTGATAGCTTGCATATTTATTACAGCATCTTTTATTTCCATCCCCTGGTGATTCTGTACTGAATGATAGAGTGATCCCATTGACAGACCCTAAGCATTCCTGCATTCGTCTGTTCATTTTGCAACTTGGTGTCTTGCCTTGTTTTACTGGCTGTAGATTAATAATTTCCAGCACTTGTTCTGGTCTGCCTTCTCAACCTGACTGTGGAGGGTGAAGCCACCACTGGATATATCCTCAGTTGGCTGCTTCCCTGTAAACAATTCTAACTGAAGCATGCTTTCCCTGTAGACATCGCCTTTAATTGATACTTTTATGATTCATTAACTAATAAAAAGATTACACTTAAAATTGTAACTTCAATTTCCAAAATATCTTGTGATTTCAGTTCACATGCCACCATTCATCATTGTGGTGAACATCCTGTTGTTTCTGCATATCAAACTGCTTGTAACTGCGTGTCTGCATACTCTCCAAGTGCTGCTCCACATCTTCCCTGACTTAATTTCTGCTGATTGCATCATCTCTTCATTATAACAAAGGAAAATCCATTCCAATTCATGATTATTGAGAGAGTTATCACATTGTTATTGCTTTCACTAGAATTATCTGGGTGATGGTAACTGTTGTATTCCATGCTTAACTTTCTTTTATCAGCTCTGCAAAACAGTGAGGTTAGAagagaatttttgaaaaagggTGTCTGCTTATTTCTGTATATACCACAGGTCTTCTGTTTTTCATCCGTTATCTTATACCTGTATGGAGCTAGTTAAGATTGCATTATGGGGTGCTTTTCTCTTGAACAATAGACCAGCAATTTTATCTGGTAAGTATATCAATTCCATTGATAACCACTTCTTTGGGGATGTGCTTAACAGCGTATGGCCTTGCAGTATTTAATTTGCTTTTGATTGAGAAGGTGATGATTTTGTATTCTGGCTAATCTTTTATGGTGATATGTTGGAGTGGTACTTTTtgctaaaattttattatgactGTTGACCATATACTGGAAATCATCATCACGCCTATCTTGTTGTGACTGTTACTCATGTACTGCAAACGAGACATTTTTGTGGCATACTTGATTTGTGTTAAGAGTTGCTCTGCAGAATCAGTGGTCATCTGTGAACGCTCCAGACTTAAATAATAAGCTAGGTGCGTTTGTGATGGCTTGCAATCAAGGGACTTGTTCTTGACCAGCTTCATCCCCGATGAACCAGGATCTTGATTAATGATCATCTGAGCCTCTACATAATACATATGCTTGCCCGCCATTCATGGATTGGAAGAGTttttattctatgttttcctttttatggTCACTGGTGGGAA containing:
- the LOC120282099 gene encoding LOW QUALITY PROTEIN: protein SRC2 homolog (The sequence of the model RefSeq protein was modified relative to this genomic sequence to represent the inferred CDS: deleted 1 base in 1 codon), with the protein product MASSRPPPPPPPPKSFDLVEITVVSAKHLKNVNWRHGDLKPYAVVYLDPERRAATKPDDSGSTRPVWNEILSLPLPPTPLDDPSLILTFDLFHSKPSETPKPLVGTARCPLKDLLSEPAAALDGSPSPIKTLELRRPSGRPQGKIRIKLAIKDRPAPPPEHGYHFGPPLAIITQPPGQLLLPPPPQPARDYSRYSPQPPPASPYSHPIPPQPSQYSYGVYSDPFAGYYSSGAGYYSAPPAPAPAPAPAPTQAPARSYYDRAAGYGGPSAPLDYSSSGPSSYYEQKPKGSRLGMGTGLAVGAAAGALGALALEEGVKYEEGKIADKVETDLAARDDYSDYRADY
- the LOC120282097 gene encoding pleckstrin homology domain-containing protein 1 translates to MMSLWRAAMGSGAAEEAADGVEFWVDPERSGWLTKQGEYIKTWRRRWFVLKQGKLFWFKDSYVTRSSVPRGVIPVSTCLTVKGAEDVLNRQFAFELSTRQETMYFIADSEKEKEEWINSIGRSIVQHSRSVTHEEVLDYDSKNPTVLTSTPDPQR